One Phragmites australis chromosome 23, lpPhrAust1.1, whole genome shotgun sequence DNA window includes the following coding sequences:
- the LOC133906324 gene encoding heparanase-like protein 1: MRLWFLLPLLCLPTLIRSEDYGDVTVIVRGSETIASTSDEFVCATIDWWPPEKCNYDQCPWGRASVLNLDLTNPLLAKAIQAFSPLRVRVGGSLQDQVLYGTPNLGSPCSPFTKISGGLFGFSQGCITMERWDAINDLFLNTGAVVTFGLNALQGRQQIRRGVWGGAWDSSNAREFMEYTVSMNYPIDSWEFGNELSGSGIGASVGAEQYGKDIVELQTIINQLYGNSTKPLVVAPGGFFDQKWFAQLLEVSGPNVLNAMTHHIYNLGAGNDPQVPNRILDPQYLSRASDTFRDLQLTIQRHGPWSAPWVGEAGGAYNSGSRLVSNTFLNSFWYLDQLGQSAKYDTKVYCRQTLIGGNYGLLDTDTFVPNPDYYSALLWHRIMGKGVLSIDISGSSYLRAYAHCGKQKGGVALLLLNLHRNMGFMVSVRNDLNVDLVGGQGIRRDNAFVHGLKRTVSWVGSKASDGLAKREEYHLTAKDGNVFTRTMLLNGDPLELTEDGSIPPLYPMQVSVNSPIYVAPLSIAFVVFPDFEAEACGQ, encoded by the exons ATGAGGTTGTGgttcctccttcctcttctctgtCTGCCTACACTGATTCGATCAGAGGATTATGGCGATGTAACTGTTATTGTTCGAGGCTCTGAGACGATCGCTTCAACCAGCGATGAGTTTGTTTGTGCCACCATTGATTGGTGGCCTCCAGAGAAGTGTAACTACGACCAATGCCCATGGGGAAGGGCATCTGTCTTAAATTTG GACTTGACTAATCCCTTGTTGGCTAAAGCTATCCAAG CCTTTAGCCCACTGCGAGTAAGAGTCGGAGGCTCCTTACAAGATCAAGTGTTATATGGCACACCAAATTTAGGATCTCCATGCAGCCCATTTACAAAGATTTCAGGTGGCCTATTTGGATTTTCTCAAGGATGCATAACCATGGAAAGATGGGATGCTATTAACGATCTGTTCCTGAACACTGG TGCAGTTGTCACGTTTGGTCTTAATGCTCTTCAAGGGCGACAGCAGATACGCAGAGGAGTCTGGGGAGGTGCTTGGGATTCTAGCAATGCTCGAGAGTTCATGGAATACACAGTTTCAATGAACTATCCTATAGATTCTTGGGAATTTG GTAATGAATTGAGTGGAAGTGGAATTGGTGCAAGTGTGGGAGCTGAACAATATGGAAAGGACATAGTTGAACTCCAAACCATCATCAACCAGTTATATGGAAATTCCACGAAACCgctagtggtagccccgggAGGATTCTTTGACCAAAAATGGTTTGCTCAACTTCTTGAGGTCTCTGGGCCAAATGTTCTCAATGCAATGACTCATCATATTTACAATCTTGGTGCTG GTAATGATCCACAAGTTCCAAATAGAATTTTGGACCCACAATATTTGAGCCGGGCTTCCGATACATTCAGAGATCTCCAACTCACAATACAACGCCATGGACCATGGTCTGCTCCATGGGTTGGGGAAGCTGGTGGTGCATATAACAGTGGCAGCCGTCTCGTCTCCAATACTTTCCTGAATAGCTTCTG GTATCTCGATCAACTTGGCCAGTCAGCAAAGTATGACACCAAGGTTTACTGCAGACAGACTTTGATTGGAGGCAACTATGGGCTTCTTGACACCGACACCTTCGTGCCGAACCCTGATTACTACAG CGCCTTGCTGTGGCATCGGATCATGGGGAAGGGCGTCCTTTCCATAGACATCAGTGGTTCTTCGTACTTGCGTGCCTATGCGCATTGTGGAAAGCAAAAG GGCGGTGTCGCTCTCCTCTTGCTCAACCTGCACCGAAACATGGGATTCATGGTTTCAGTCAGGAATGACCTCAATGTAGACCTCGTAGGGGGGCAAGGGATCAGAAGGGACAATGCCTTTGTCCATGGCCTGAAAAGGACGGTCTCCTGGGTCGGGAGCAAAGCTTCAGATGGGCTGGCAAAGAGGGAAGAGTACCATCTGACAGCGAAAGATGGGAACGTTTTCACCCGGACCATGCTGCTGAATGGAGATCCTCTTGAGCTCACTGAAGATGGTTCCATCCCTCCATTGTATCCGATGCAAGTTTCGGTTAACTCACCAATCTATGTTGCTCCTCTCTCCATTGCGTTTGTCGTCTTCCCGGATTTCGAGGCTGAAGCTTGCGGCCAATGA
- the LOC133906160 gene encoding probable galacturonosyltransferase 13 isoform X1 has translation MQIRLSPSLRSITISTSHGLLDLMRLKAAARHFSYRTIFHTVLILAFLLPFVFILTAVMTLEGFNKCSSLDCLGRRLGPRLLGRGNDGSMRLVRDLYAMLDEINPEEVPIDLKVPESFDEFIWDMKNNDYDLRSFAFKLKATMESMDKELRSSRLSEQLNKHYAAIVIPKGLYCLSLRLTDEYSSNALARKQLPPPELVPHLSDNSYYHFVLASDNILAASVVVRSTIGSSLKPERIVFHVITDKKTYPAMHSWFALNSHYPAIVEVKGVHQFDWLTKENVPVLEAIETQRAVRDLYHGNHLARASASDSPRVFAAKLQAGSPTYTCVLNHIRIYLPELFPNLNKVVFLDDDIVVQHDLSSLWDIDLAGKVNGAVETCRGGDSWVMSKRFRNYFNFSHPLIVNNFDPSECAWAYGMNIFDLNAWRKTTIKDKYHHWVKENLKSNFTLWRLGTLPPGLIAFKGHVHPIDPSWHLLGLGYQEKTDISSVRQAAVIHYNGQSKPWLEIGFKHLQPFWTRHVNYSNEFIRNCHIMEPQL, from the exons ATGCAGATCCGGCTGTCGCCGAGCTTGAGGAGCATCACCATCTCCACTAGCCATGGCCTGCTAGACTTGATGAGGCTCAAGGCCGCCGCGCGCCACTTCTCCTACCGCACCATCTTCCACACCGTCCTCATCCTCGCCTTCCTCCTGCCCTTCGTCTTCATACTCACCGCAGTCATGACCCTCGAGGGCTTCAACAAGTGCTCCTCCCTGG ATTGTCTGGGAAGGCGATTAGGTCCACGCCTTCTTGGTAGGGGCAACGATGGTTCCATG AGGCTTGTGAGGGATTTGTATGCGATGCTTGACGAAATAAATCCTGAGGAAGTTCCTATCGATTTAAAAGTGCCAGAATCTTTTGATGAATTTATCTGGGATATGAAGAATAATGATTATGATTTAAGGTCATTTGCTTTTAAGTTGAAAGCAACG ATGGAGAGCATGGATAAGGAATTGAGATCATCAAGATTATCAGAGCAGTTAAACAAACACTATGCTGCAATTGTTATTCCTAAAGGCCTTTATTGCCTTTCATTGCGTTTAACCGATGAATACTCCTCAAATGCCCTTGCAAGGAAACAACTGCCACCCCCTGAGTTGGTGCCGCACCTTTCCGACAACTCCTATTACCATTTTGTTTTAGCATCAGATAACATCCTTGCAGCCTCAGTTGTTGTCAGATCGACAATTGGATCATCGCTGAAGCCTGAGAGGATAGTCTTCCATGTTATTACTGACAAAAAGACCTATCCTGCCATGCATTCATGGTTTGCTTTGAATTCTCATTACCCTGCTATTGTTGAGGTGAAAGGTGTTCACCAATTTGATTggttaacaaaagaaaatgttcCCGTTCTTGAAGCTATAGAAACTCAACGCGCTGTCAGAGATCTTTACCATGGAAATCACCTTGCAAGGGCCAGTGCTAGTGACAGTCCAAGGGTTTTTGCAGCCAAGCTGCAGGCAGGAAGTCCAACATATACTTGCGTGCTCAATCATATTCGAATATACTTGCCTGAG TTGTTCCCAAACCTCAACAAGGTCGTATTTCTTGATGACGACATTGTTGTCCAGCATGACCTGTCATCACTTTGGGATATTGATCTAGCTGGGAAGGTTAATGGTGCTGTTGAGACTTGCAGAGGTGGAGACAGTTGGGTGATGTCTAAGAGGTTCAGGAATTATTTTAACTTTTCTCATCCCCTCATCGTGAATAACTTTGACCCTTCAGAGTGTGCTTGGGCATATGGCATGAATATATTTGATCTGAATGCATGGAGGAAGACAACAATTAAAGATAAGTACCATCATTGGGTCAAGGAG AATCTGAAGTCAAACTTCACACTTTGGAGGCTTGGCACATTACCACCAGGCCTTATAGCATTTAAAGGCCATGTTCATCCAATTGATCCATCGTGGCATCTGTTAGGCTTGGGTTATCAAGAAAAGACAGATATCAGTAGTGTTCGACAAGCAGCAGTTATACATTATAACGGACAGAGTAAACCATGGCTGGAGATTGGTTTTAAACATCTGCAACCATTTTGGACAAGACATGTGAACTACTCGAATGAATTCATAAGAAATTGCCATATAATGGAACCTCAGTTGTAG
- the LOC133906160 gene encoding probable galacturonosyltransferase 14 isoform X2, which translates to MLDEINPEEVPIDLKVPESFDEFIWDMKNNDYDLRSFAFKLKATMESMDKELRSSRLSEQLNKHYAAIVIPKGLYCLSLRLTDEYSSNALARKQLPPPELVPHLSDNSYYHFVLASDNILAASVVVRSTIGSSLKPERIVFHVITDKKTYPAMHSWFALNSHYPAIVEVKGVHQFDWLTKENVPVLEAIETQRAVRDLYHGNHLARASASDSPRVFAAKLQAGSPTYTCVLNHIRIYLPELFPNLNKVVFLDDDIVVQHDLSSLWDIDLAGKVNGAVETCRGGDSWVMSKRFRNYFNFSHPLIVNNFDPSECAWAYGMNIFDLNAWRKTTIKDKYHHWVKENLKSNFTLWRLGTLPPGLIAFKGHVHPIDPSWHLLGLGYQEKTDISSVRQAAVIHYNGQSKPWLEIGFKHLQPFWTRHVNYSNEFIRNCHIMEPQL; encoded by the exons ATGCTTGACGAAATAAATCCTGAGGAAGTTCCTATCGATTTAAAAGTGCCAGAATCTTTTGATGAATTTATCTGGGATATGAAGAATAATGATTATGATTTAAGGTCATTTGCTTTTAAGTTGAAAGCAACG ATGGAGAGCATGGATAAGGAATTGAGATCATCAAGATTATCAGAGCAGTTAAACAAACACTATGCTGCAATTGTTATTCCTAAAGGCCTTTATTGCCTTTCATTGCGTTTAACCGATGAATACTCCTCAAATGCCCTTGCAAGGAAACAACTGCCACCCCCTGAGTTGGTGCCGCACCTTTCCGACAACTCCTATTACCATTTTGTTTTAGCATCAGATAACATCCTTGCAGCCTCAGTTGTTGTCAGATCGACAATTGGATCATCGCTGAAGCCTGAGAGGATAGTCTTCCATGTTATTACTGACAAAAAGACCTATCCTGCCATGCATTCATGGTTTGCTTTGAATTCTCATTACCCTGCTATTGTTGAGGTGAAAGGTGTTCACCAATTTGATTggttaacaaaagaaaatgttcCCGTTCTTGAAGCTATAGAAACTCAACGCGCTGTCAGAGATCTTTACCATGGAAATCACCTTGCAAGGGCCAGTGCTAGTGACAGTCCAAGGGTTTTTGCAGCCAAGCTGCAGGCAGGAAGTCCAACATATACTTGCGTGCTCAATCATATTCGAATATACTTGCCTGAG TTGTTCCCAAACCTCAACAAGGTCGTATTTCTTGATGACGACATTGTTGTCCAGCATGACCTGTCATCACTTTGGGATATTGATCTAGCTGGGAAGGTTAATGGTGCTGTTGAGACTTGCAGAGGTGGAGACAGTTGGGTGATGTCTAAGAGGTTCAGGAATTATTTTAACTTTTCTCATCCCCTCATCGTGAATAACTTTGACCCTTCAGAGTGTGCTTGGGCATATGGCATGAATATATTTGATCTGAATGCATGGAGGAAGACAACAATTAAAGATAAGTACCATCATTGGGTCAAGGAG AATCTGAAGTCAAACTTCACACTTTGGAGGCTTGGCACATTACCACCAGGCCTTATAGCATTTAAAGGCCATGTTCATCCAATTGATCCATCGTGGCATCTGTTAGGCTTGGGTTATCAAGAAAAGACAGATATCAGTAGTGTTCGACAAGCAGCAGTTATACATTATAACGGACAGAGTAAACCATGGCTGGAGATTGGTTTTAAACATCTGCAACCATTTTGGACAAGACATGTGAACTACTCGAATGAATTCATAAGAAATTGCCATATAATGGAACCTCAGTTGTAG
- the LOC133905801 gene encoding uncharacterized protein LOC133905801 codes for MESGGPHKHLCKICDKSFSSGRALGGHMSCHWRGDKQPKSTPSPPAIVVDLHVSLLDPCDEKPSLPSLETQGLHCSKVFPTCQSLRGHMRIHGEKKVMAKPEEEPAGLMEPSANADGDRRYNMMIFSPVKRKRSKRGIPVLDSEEMDAAVTLLMLADHSGKTSAYEDFCGGDKDDCSLAPNLFKEVKLNAFDHQLVQFDEFMEPNTDKNSVNDDFYEHCENESNFNLVADAPKVQLNSFDHGLDQGAEFMKPGADNSVEELKSHLSAAVNVKSHQCNVCGKSLRSGQALGGHMRYHYVRRCNRRQGVADCPDSTMMEQQKQKLELDSELLDSNLPALIDGDNIHMGVKS; via the coding sequence ATGGAATCAGGAGGGCCTCATAAGCATTTGTGTAAAATCTGCGACAAGAGCTTCTCTTCAGGTAGGGCTCTTGGTGGCCACATGTCGTGCCACTGGCGCGGTGACAAGCAGCCGAAGAGCACACCTAGCCCACCCGCCATTGTTGTTGATCTGCATGTGTCACTGCTGGATCCCTGTGATGAGAAGCCTTCGCTACCATCTTTGGAAACTCAAGGCCTGCACTGCTCAAAGGTGTTCCCTACCTGCCAATCTCTGAGGGGGCACATGAGGATTCACGGTGAGAAGAAGGTGATGGCCAAGCCCGAGGAAGAACCAGCTGGGCTGATGGAACCTTCAGCCAATGCTGATGGTGACCGCAGGTACAATATGATGATCTTTTCTCCAGTGAAGCGTAAGCGATCAAAGAGGGGGATCCCAGTTCTCGATTCAGAGGAGATGGATGCTGCAGTTACTCTCCTGATGCTTGCAGACCATTCTGGCAAAACTTCTGCTTATGAGGATTTCTGTGGGGGAGATAAGGACGACTGCAGTTTGGCACCCAATTTGTTCAAGGAGGTGAAGCTCAATGCTTTTGATCATCAGCTGGTTCAGTTTGATGAGTTCATGGAGCCTAACACTGACAAGAATTCAGTTAATGATGATTTCTATGAACACTGTGAGAATGAAAGCAATTTCAATTTGGTTGCTGATGCCCCCAAGGTGCAACTGAATTCATTTGACCATGGACTGGATCAAGGTGCTGAGTTCATGAAGCCAGGGGCTGACAATTCAGTTGAGGAGTTGAAGTCCCACCTTTCAGCTGCAGTGAATGTCAAGAGCCACCAGTGCAATGTCTGTGGAAAGTCATTAAGATCAGGGCAGGCATTGGGAGGCCACATGAGGTACCATTATGTTCGAAGGTGCAATCGCCGTCAAGGGGTTGCTGATTGCCCTGATTCTACTATGATGGAACAGCAAAAGCAGAAGCTTGAATTGGACTCTGAGTTGCTCGATTCTAATCTCCCAGCTCTCATCGACGGAGACAACATTCACATGGGTGTGAAATCTTGA
- the LOC133906322 gene encoding uncharacterized protein LOC133906322: MQPPSNKFARVDTLELKAQLVKRLGHPRAELYFRSLKRFLGCQLGKDEFDKICVAALGKENIKLHNSLIRSILGNAWMSVGLPPSKQAATGNSQTSTVSNGTLTGGMLPVRRVQPVASRERRFTDKTSPLGKSPLGHPGAGEFVSTGSKALQEVISVEDGEEVDQAWGSPVCVQSRSPIRAPLGVAKAQNSQLSTSCSQDRCYNNGELPDSQSLSELLEDKLKAQGLSVPRECADVLNSGLNAYISQMLRACLGVAKARGNNTRMRQANGRTASAGQNHGLPLESGCCYQASLLDLWTAVQSDTRLLECSRQREKIASHVFNR, encoded by the coding sequence ATGCAGCCGCCGTCGAACAAGTTCGCTCGCGTCGACACGCTGGAGCTCAAGGCGCAGCTCGTCAAGCGGCTCGGACACCCGCGCGCCGAGCTCTACTTCCGCAGCCTCAAGAGGTTCCTGGGTTGTCAGCTCGGCAAGGACGAGTTTGATAAGATCTGCGTGGCTGCATTGGGGAAGGAGAACATCAAGCTTCATAATTCTCTGATCCGGTCCATCCTGGGCAATGCCTGGATGTCGGTCGGGTTGCCGCCGAGCAAGCAGGCAGCCACCGGGAACTCGCAGACGAGCACGGTATCAAATGGGACACTGACTGGTGGCATGCTGCCTGTGAGGAGGGTGCAGCCGGTGGCTAGCAGGGAGAGGAGGTTTACTGACAAGACAAGCCCACTTGGGAAGTCGCCTCTTGGCCATCCGGGTGCTGGGGAGTTTGTGTCAACTGGTAGCAAGGCTCTGCAGGAGGTTATCTCGGTGGAAGACGGCGAAGAGGTTGACCAGGCCTGGGGTAGTCCGGTGTGTGTACAGAGCCGAAGCCCGATCAGGGCTCCGTTGGGAGTTGCCAAGGCTCAGAATTCTCAGCTTTCGACGTCTTGTTCTCAAGATAGGTGCTACAATAATGGTGAATTGCCAGATTCTCAGTCGCTGTCAGAGCTGCTGGAGGATAAGTTGAAGGCTCAAGGTCTGAGCGTACCCAGAGAGTGTGCTGATGTGTTGAACTCTGGGTTGAATGCATACATAAGTCAGATGCTGAGGGCTTGTTTAGGCGTTGCGAAAGCAAGGGGAAACAACACGAGGATGCGCCAAGCAAATGGGCGTACTGCTTCTGCTGGGCAGAATCATGGCCTTCCATTGGAATCAGGCTGTTGTTACCAAGCTTCTTTGCTTGATCTTTGGACAGCAGTACAATCCGATACTCGGTTACTGGAATGTTCTCGGCAACGTGAGAAGATTGCTTCTCATGTCTTCAACAGATAA